In Candidatus Eisenbacteria bacterium, the genomic stretch ACAGGACAAATCTCGCGCGGCGGTGCGTGGCCTGGGAGAATACTGTCCTCGTTCGGGCACGGACGCGCGAGGAGGCCTTCCGCAAAGCCGTCGCGCTAGGTCGGCTGTCGAACGGGCACGAGGCATGTGATTCGGATTCCAAGCGGCGTGGGGCGTGGCGGTATGAGGGTCTCACCGAACTTCTGCCGGTCTATGAGAAGCTGGAGGACGGTGCTGAAATCTCCTGGACGGAGCACTCGGGTCGGAGCGTCAAGAAGATCAAGTCGCTGGTGAAGCGGAAGCGGGATCTCGGGGTGTTCAATGATCGTGAGTAGCTGGCTAA encodes the following:
- a CDS encoding DUF4288 domain-containing protein → RTNLARRCVAWENTVLVRARTREEAFRKAVALGRLSNGHEACDSDSKRRGAWRYEGLTELLPVYEKLEDGAEISWTEHSGRSVKKIKSLVKRKRDLGVFNDRE